Proteins from one Telopea speciosissima isolate NSW1024214 ecotype Mountain lineage chromosome 1, Tspe_v1, whole genome shotgun sequence genomic window:
- the LOC122667239 gene encoding tubulin beta chain-like, translated as MREILHVQAGQCGNQIGAKFWEVVCDEHGIDTKGSYIGNSQLQLERVNVYYNEASGGRYVPRAVLVDLEPGTMDSLRTGPYGKIFRPDNFVFGQNGAGNNWAKGHYTEGAELIDSVLDVVRKEAENCDCLQGFQICHSLGGGTGSGMGTLLISKIREEYPDRMMLTFSVFPSPKVSDTVVEPYNATLSVHQLVENADECMVLDNEALYDICFRTLKLTNPSFGDLNHLISTTMSGVTCCLRFPGQLNSDLRKLAVNLIPFPRLHFFMVGFAPLTARGSQQYRALTIPELTQQMWDAKNMMCAADPRHGRYLTASAMFRGKMSTKEVDEQMINVQNKNSSYFVEWIPNNVKSSVCDIPPTGLAMSSTFMGNSTSIQEMFRRVSEQFTVMFRRKAFLHWYTGEGMDEMEFTEAESNMNDLVSEYQQYQDAAVQEEEEEYEEEAVED; from the exons ATGAGAGAAATTCTTCACGTCCAAGCTGGGCAATGCGGCAATCAAATAGGTGCTAAGTTCTGGGAGGTTGTGTGCGATGAACATGGCATAGATACCAAGGGAAGCTACATCGGCAATTCTCAACTTCAGCTTGAGAGGGTCAATGTATACTACAATGAAGCGAGTGGTGGTCGCTATGTCCCTAGGGCTGTACTAGTAGATCTCGAACCAGGGACCATGGATAGCTTAAGAACAGGGCCTTATGGCAAAATCTTCAGGCCAGATAACTTTGTTTTTGGCCAAAACGGAGCTGGTAACAATTGGGCTAAGGGGCATTACACTGAAGGAGCTGAGTTGATTGACTCAGTGCTCGACGTTGTTCGCAAAGAGGCAGAGAACTGTGATTGCTTGCAAG GCTTTCAGATCTGCCATTCCCTTGGTGGTGGGACTGGTTCTGGAATGGGAACACTATTGATATCAAAGATCAGGGAAGAATACCCAGATCGGATGATGCTCACATTCTCTGTTTTTCCTTCACCTAAGGTTTCTGATACTGTGGTTGAGCCTTACAATGCCACCTTGTCTGTACATCAATTGGTGGAGAATGCCGATGAGTGTATGGTTCTGGACAACGAAGCCCTCTATGATATCTGCTTCAGAACACTCAAACTCACAAACCCAAGCT TCGGAGATCTAAACCACCTGATCTCCACCACAATGAGTGGGGTAACTTGTTGCCTCCGATTCCCTGGACAACTCAACTCGGATCTCCGGAAATTAGCAGTCAATCTCATCCCCTTCCCACGTCTTCACTTCTTCATGGTCGGATTTGCACCACTCACAGCCCGTGGATCGCAGCAATACAGAGCCCTCACCATCCCTGAACTCACCCAGCAAATGTGGGATGCCAAGAACATGATGTGCGCCGCCGACCCACGACACGGCCGGTACCTCACCGCATCAGCGATGTTCCGGGGTAAGATGAGCACAAAAGAGGTTGATGAGCAGATGATCAATGTTCAGAACAAGAACTCATCTTACTTCGTGGAATGGATTCCAAATAACGTGAAATCGAGTGTTTGTGACATCCCACCAACTGGGCTTGCGATGTCATCGACGTTTATGGGGAATTCGACATCGATTCAGGAGATGTTCCGACGGGTTTCAGAGCAATTCACGGTTATGTTCCGAAGGAAAGCTTTCTTGCATTGGTACACAGGAGAGGGAATGGATGAGATGGAGTTTACAGAGGCAGAGAGTAACATGAACGATTTGGTGTCAGAGTATCAGCAATACCAAGATGCAGCAgtacaagaggaggaagaagagtaTGAAGAGGAAGCTGTGGAAGATTAA
- the LOC122654740 gene encoding uncharacterized protein LOC122654740 produces MAAAGIGIGIGIGIGIARDYKKVMYEKQYHRNAAAGGFLFGCRNKNIRLSLVKASQDSSSNNFGALKQKRPQNVEGDFFVDHTCIDCDTCRWMAPTIFSRVDELSAVVKQPSCKEERVKALQALLSCPTSSIHTEKAPHDILEVHNTLPIPINEQRFPGVYHCGYHSEKSFGGASYIIVHPEGNILIDSPRYTERLAHKIEMLGGAKYMFLTHKDDVADHEKWSKRLECTRILHLKDVDVRTTDVDIKLEGNGPWSLGNDFELIYTPGHTEGCVCLLYKPLKILFAGDHLSIWDSELSIVEKFNWWSVPMQLNSVRKLLDVAFECILPGHGRRVEFNDIKEKSSALEALLAAREQAQIQSN; encoded by the exons ATGGCAGCTGCAGGGATTGGGATTGGAATTGGAATCGGAATCGGAATTGCGAGAGATTATAAGAAGGTTATGTATGAGAAACAATATCATCGGAATGCAGCTGCCGGAGGGTTTTTGTTCGGTTGCCGGAATAAAAATATCAGACTCTCTCTCGTGAAAGCAAGCCAGGACTCATCATCAAACAATTTTGGGGCATTGAAACAGAAGCGACCACAGAACGTTGAAGGAGATTTCTTTGTAG ATCATACATGCATAGATTGTGACACATGTCGTTGGATGGCTCCG acaaTATTTTCACGGGTAGATGAACTGTCAGCAGTTGTTAAGCAGCCAAGTTGTAAAGAAGAAAGGGTAAAGGCTCTACAG GCCTTACTTTCTTGTCCAACAAGCTCAATCCATACAGAGAAAGCTCCTCATGATATCCTGGAAGTACATAACACACTTCCTATTCCAATTAATGAGCAAAGATTTCCG GGTGTCTATCATTGTGGTTATCATTCTGAAAAATCATTTGGAGGAGCTTCCTATATCATTGTTCACCCTGAAGGAAACATACTCATAGACAG TCCAAGATACACTGAAAGGCTTGCACATAAAATTGAGATGCTTGGAGGAGCAAAATACATGTTTCTGACCCACAA GGATGATGTAGCAGATCATGAGAAGTGGTCAAAGAGGTTAGAGTGCACAAGAATTCTTCACTTAAAAGAT GTTGATGTTCGTACGACTGATGTCGATATCAAGCTAGAAGGGAATGGTCCATGGAGCCTTGGCAATGATTTTGAACTTATATACACACCAGGTCACACTGAA GGATGTGTATGCTTGTTATATAAGCCACTCAAGATCCTATTTGCAGGTGATCATCTGTCAATATGGGATTCTGAGCTATCCATTGTGGAGAAATTTAACTGGTGGTCAG TTCCAATGCAACTGAACAGTGTTCGAAAGTTGTTAGATGTGGCATTTGAATGTATTTTACCTG GTCATGGAAGACGAGTTGAATTTAATGATATCAAAGAGAAGAGTTCAGCTTTGGAAGCTCTATTGGCTGCTAGAGAACAAGCTCAAATCCAGTCCAATTGA